The proteins below come from a single Gossypium raimondii isolate GPD5lz chromosome 2, ASM2569854v1, whole genome shotgun sequence genomic window:
- the LOC105788573 gene encoding protein ORANGE-GREEN, chloroplastic: protein MVSLSRVLAVSYTIKPSIPCNTCSLSSRFPQKKPKLNSKWRSMATEPDSSSFAPSIDSDSSADKVTAGFCIIEGPETVQDFANMELQEIRDNIRSRRNKVFLQMEEVRRLRIQQRIKSAELGILKEEREIELPNFPSFIPFLPPLTSANLKVYYATCYSLIAGIILFGGLIAPTLELKLGLGGTTYADFISSMHLPMQLSQVDPIVASFSGGAVGVISALMVVEINNVKQQEHKRCKYCLGTGYLACARCSNTGSLVLIEPVSTGNGGDLPLSTPKTERCSNCSGSGKVMCPTCLCTGMAMASEHDPRIDPFD, encoded by the exons ATGGTTTCTTTGAGTCGAGTCTTGGCGGTTTCCTATACGATAAAGCCATCCATTCCCTGCAACACTTGTTCTTTAAGCTCTAGATTTCCTCAAAAGAAACCCAAACTGAATTCGAAATGGCGATCCATGGCGACTGAACCTGACTCTTCTTCCTTCGCACCTTCTATTGATTCTGATTCTTCCGCTGATAAAGTTACAGCCgg ATTTTGCATCATAGAAGGGCCTGAAACAGTCCAGGATTTTGCTAATATGGAATTGCAAGAAATTCGGGATAATATCCGAAGCCGGCGAAACAAAGTGTTTCTGCAAATGGAAGAG GTTCGGAGGCTAAGGATACAACAACGCATTAAAAGTGCTGAACTTGGCATTTTAAAGGAAGAGCGAGAAATAGAACTTCCTAATTTTCCATCATTCATCCCATTCTTGCCTCCATTG ACCTCAGCAAATCTGAAGGTTTATTACGCAACTTGTTATTCTCTTATTGCTGGGATTATCCTTTTTGGTGGACTTATAGCACCCACT CTGGAGCTTAAGTTAGGACTAGGGGGCACTACATACGCAGATTTCATCAGTAGTATGCACCTGCCAATGCAATTGAG TCAGGTTGATCCTATAGTGGCATCATTCTCTGGAGGAGCTGTCGGTGTTATTTCAGCCTTGATGGTAGTTGAAATAAACAATGTTAAACAGCAGGAGCATAAACGATGCAAGTATTGTCTTGGAACGG GATATCTTGCTTGTGCTCGCTGCTCAAATACTGGATCACTTGTTCTTATTGAACCTGTCTCAACAGGTAATGGTGGAGACCTACCTTTATCAACTCCCAAAACAGAAAGATGTTCAAACTGTTCAGGTTCTGGAAAG GTCATGTGCCCTACATGTCTCTGCACTGGAATGGCAATGGCTAGTGAACATGACCCACGAATTGACCCATTTGATTAG